The Echinicola rosea genome has a segment encoding these proteins:
- a CDS encoding BNR repeat-containing protein: protein MKKIDVITGLLLLGSLLTSCQSTKPLGEEVDATVVGDGWANNSVNAVVFRRSSLTTHDDTQFTAYYDPSSHLVLAKRKLGEEDWEVHQTRYTGNTADAHNTISIAVDGEGFLHVSWDHHNNPLRYAKSVAPLSLELGEKQSMTGMLEQDVTYPEFHNLPNGDLLFLYRSGESGRGNLVLNRYDAKAGRWEQLHQNLIDGEGERNAYWQACVDQNGTVHLSWVWRETYDVSTNHDMAYARSTDGGETWGKSTGAAYTLPINLESAEYAWKIPQNSSLINQTAITADHHGNPYIATYWNDGGLTQYQIIYQEEGEWKKSSPGFRQSVFMLGGGGTKRIPISRPQVLVDVKNGKKALYLIFNDEEREHKASLAFTPDIGNAAWEVVDLTKHGLGQWEPSYDIELWKAQRKFHLFVQKVEQIDGEGLAEGKTSPVRILEVK, encoded by the coding sequence GTGAAAAAAATTGATGTCATTACAGGGCTATTGTTGTTGGGAAGTTTGCTGACAAGTTGCCAAAGTACCAAGCCGCTAGGTGAGGAGGTAGATGCTACGGTGGTGGGCGATGGCTGGGCCAATAATTCCGTGAATGCGGTGGTGTTCAGAAGAAGCTCTTTGACCACCCATGATGACACCCAGTTTACGGCCTATTATGATCCCAGCAGCCATTTGGTGCTGGCAAAGAGAAAGCTGGGCGAGGAGGACTGGGAGGTTCACCAAACTCGCTACACTGGCAACACGGCCGATGCACACAATACCATCAGCATCGCAGTGGACGGTGAGGGTTTCTTGCATGTCAGTTGGGATCACCACAATAATCCATTGAGGTATGCCAAAAGCGTGGCACCGCTCAGTTTAGAACTCGGAGAGAAACAATCCATGACGGGAATGCTGGAGCAGGATGTAACCTATCCCGAGTTTCATAACTTACCCAATGGCGATTTATTGTTTTTATATCGCTCTGGAGAGTCTGGCAGAGGGAATCTCGTCCTTAACCGCTATGATGCCAAGGCCGGTCGTTGGGAGCAATTGCACCAAAACCTGATCGATGGAGAAGGTGAGCGCAATGCCTATTGGCAAGCTTGCGTGGACCAAAATGGTACTGTTCATCTCTCATGGGTATGGCGGGAAACCTATGATGTCAGTACCAACCATGATATGGCTTATGCACGCTCAACGGATGGTGGAGAAACCTGGGGGAAATCTACTGGTGCCGCCTATACCCTGCCCATTAATTTGGAAAGTGCAGAATATGCCTGGAAAATCCCCCAAAACAGCAGCTTGATCAATCAGACTGCCATCACAGCAGACCATCACGGCAACCCTTACATTGCGACCTATTGGAATGATGGTGGACTCACGCAATATCAGATCATCTATCAGGAAGAAGGCGAATGGAAGAAAAGTAGTCCAGGCTTTCGACAGAGCGTATTTATGCTTGGTGGCGGCGGAACCAAACGTATTCCCATCTCACGGCCCCAAGTATTGGTGGATGTAAAAAATGGAAAGAAAGCACTTTACCTGATTTTCAATGATGAAGAACGGGAACATAAGGCGTCTTTAGCCTTTACGCCCGATATTGGAAATGCTGCTTGGGAGGTCGTGGACCTTACCAAGCATGGCCTTGGCCAATGGGAACCTAGCTACGATATCGAACTGTGGAAGGCCCAGCGTAAATTCCACCTGTTTGTCCAAAAAGTAGAGCAAATCGATGGAGAAGGACTGGCAGAGGGCAAGACCAGTCCAGTGAGGATTTTGGAGGTAAAGTAA